A DNA window from Acidobacteriota bacterium contains the following coding sequences:
- a CDS encoding isoprenyl transferase: MSLDQLLEWIPQGGAEEALARQVEMDRLPRHVAIIMDGNGRWAGQRHLPRVEGHRAGIDSVRDVVETSARLGLDVLTLYAFSVENWKRPASEVSTLMMLLKRYLRLELSTLLRNNIRFKVIGRTEALAPDVLEELYAAEAKTSTNTGMLFNIALNYGGRTEIVDAARRAMASGLGPQDLDEDRFASFLYTAGQPDPDLLIRTSGEMRVSNFLLWQIAYAEIWVTDTLWPDFRCRHLLEGVLAYQKRDRRFGGIAPPVAAGVK, encoded by the coding sequence ATGAGCCTGGATCAATTGTTGGAGTGGATACCGCAAGGCGGGGCTGAAGAGGCCCTGGCCCGCCAAGTCGAGATGGACCGCCTGCCGCGGCACGTCGCGATCATCATGGACGGCAACGGCCGCTGGGCTGGCCAGCGACACCTGCCGCGGGTGGAAGGCCACCGTGCCGGCATCGACTCGGTCCGAGACGTCGTCGAAACCTCGGCCCGCCTGGGCCTCGACGTCCTGACGCTCTACGCGTTCTCGGTCGAGAACTGGAAGCGGCCGGCCTCCGAGGTCAGCACCCTGATGATGCTGCTCAAGCGCTACCTGCGGCTCGAGTTGTCGACGCTGCTGCGCAACAACATCCGCTTCAAGGTGATCGGCCGCACCGAGGCGCTGGCGCCCGACGTGCTCGAAGAGCTGTACGCCGCCGAGGCGAAGACCTCGACCAACACCGGCATGCTGTTCAACATCGCGCTCAACTACGGCGGCCGCACCGAGATCGTCGACGCCGCGCGGCGCGCCATGGCCTCGGGTCTCGGCCCACAGGACCTCGACGAGGACCGCTTCGCGAGTTTCCTCTACACGGCGGGCCAGCCCGATCCCGATCTGCTGATTCGCACGAGCGGCGAGATGCGCGTGAGCAATTTCCTGCTGTGGCAGATTGCCTACGCCGAAATCTGGGTCACCGACACGCTGTGGCCCGACTTCCGCTGCCGGCACCTGCTCGAAGGCGTGCTGGCCTACCAGAAGCGCGACCGCCGCTTCGGCGGCATTGCGCCGCCGGTTGCTGCAGGAGTGAAGTAG